From Camelina sativa cultivar DH55 chromosome 20, Cs, whole genome shotgun sequence, the proteins below share one genomic window:
- the LOC104770456 gene encoding uncharacterized protein LOC104770456, whose protein sequence is MATLESPLEALAFQYASFGVFAAVNNVWTWIAVVTAAVSFWRIRVTTIGDGDGHACVLLEESRTGPVKETVARVKETVTKTPQSITATVKETVAQVKETITKTEPLTCDDGVTKGKKLTMYYEVDVDSDGGRCIDGELTAVTGDYGGGLGDCGGEWWGKWEGVVRMRNGDDSWYRYVDLTVINGNVVRLWDDNRTSNGRSCLNLE, encoded by the coding sequence ATGGCGACCTTGGAATCTCCGTTAGAGGCCTTGGCGTTTCAATACGCTAGCTTCGGTGTTTTCGCCGCCGTCAACAACGTCTGGACATGGATCGCTGTAGTTACTGCCGCCGTCAGCTTCTGGAGGATCAGAGTCACCACCATCGGAGACGGAGACGGCCATGCATGTGTCTTGTTAGAGGAATCAAGAACCGGTCCGGTTAAAGAAACGGTGGCTCGAGTGAAAGAAACGGTTACGAAAACGCCGCAATCAATAACCGCTACGGTTAAAGAAACGGTTGCTCAAGTGAAAGAAACGATTACGAAAACCGAGCCGTTAACGTGCGATGACGGAGTGACGAAGGGGAAGAAGCTGACGATGTATTACGAAGTAGACGTTGACAGTGACGGTGGGAGGTGTATCGACGGAGAGTTAACGGCCGTTACCGGTGACTACGGAGGAGGTTTGGGTGATTGTGGCGGAGAATGGTGGGGGAAATGGGAAGGAGTGGTGAGGATGAGAAATGGTGATGACAGTTGGTATCGTTACGTGGATTTAACGGTGATTAATGGAAATGTCGTAAGGTTATGGGATGACAACAGAACTAGTAACGGCCGGAGTTGTCTAAATTTAGAGTAG